The following proteins come from a genomic window of Euzebya sp.:
- the recC gene encoding exodeoxyribonuclease V subunit gamma — protein MLTVVRADSGDRLADALAARLREPVGDPLAPEEIMVHSRGMERWLSQHLSRHLGTGAGTTGPRTRDDGIAANLRFPFPAEVVRRAVRAVGGPDPSHSAWDPDRLVWQLVAVGEDDEGPWTDHVRARIADDPDARLAVLRTLADRYDHYAVHRPDLVLRWLAGDDVDAAGQPLPAADRWQPALLRALRDRVDEPTLAESATGAVAALATARGPLPGLPPRLAMFGFTALPATHLAILAATARLVDLDLYLLHPSSALWDRWADLTGTLDAAGLPVLPLRADLAADTPRNPLLASWGRDAAEVQVVVATAAPGAAQVVVPPLAADRPASALRRLQQSIRDDADPGEGGAVAVDGARSLQIHAAPGRTRQVQVLRDELLRLLAADPTLRPRDVIVMCPDVEEFAPLVNAHLAVGEDDPDGRPDLRVRLADRSLRQLNPLLRATDDVLALACGRVAVTDLLDLAGREPVRRRFGIGLDDLERLEELVLGSGMRWGLDAADRHRDGVVEMAGSVRAGLSRMLLGVAMADEDLRTVGAVTPLDDVDGGDVVLVGRFAELCGRLADLLARMRTPMPASAWAATLVDVADLLLREPADEPWQRAQLTELAAQVGADAGDVDVPVTLAEIRALLADRLKGQPSWANHRTGDLTVCTLVPMRSVPHRVVCLLGMDDEVFPRRTRPAADDLLARHPRIGDRDPRTEDRQLLLDAVMAATDAVVITYSGVDERTGEPRPPCVPVAELERVLDRCIAGGAAAVTTTHPLNAHDPRAFTPSRPGFDPQAHRAATVVAAGPVPPPPPAAPIDVTPPAEVELDRLIAFCRDPAAHFYRRTVGAWVPEDPEIPARQVPLTVSGLAEWELGEALLSHDAVGDEDLIEQIVRAMRGRGTLPPTPLDERKIEKAVASAADIAGFCARLDVPAPAHLDGAGRREIRAVVGDRVVTGAVDDVVGDRHVMRSYSKVKAKQMVAAWVRLLALTADDPSRPWEVLVVGRHEREKQAYRNRPHAVRFPPLGEDEGARRRAATAHLDDLLALHDAGLREPLVAPAATAAAYAIDRVIRRRPPAEADDAAAARWDHRDFSFDCESANPAHVLRHGDVIPYDALRGEAPRDGDVPPGREPEPHRFGALALRIWSPLLTHCRAVRP, from the coding sequence GTGCTGACGGTCGTCCGCGCGGACAGCGGCGACCGCCTCGCCGACGCCCTGGCGGCCCGGCTGCGCGAGCCGGTCGGCGATCCGCTCGCACCCGAGGAGATCATGGTGCACAGCCGCGGGATGGAGCGGTGGCTCAGCCAGCACCTGTCCCGCCACCTCGGCACCGGTGCGGGCACCACCGGTCCGCGCACCCGTGACGACGGCATCGCGGCCAACCTCCGGTTCCCCTTCCCCGCCGAGGTCGTCCGCCGCGCCGTCCGGGCCGTGGGCGGCCCCGACCCCTCCCACAGCGCCTGGGACCCCGACCGGCTGGTGTGGCAGCTCGTCGCCGTCGGGGAGGACGACGAGGGCCCGTGGACCGATCACGTGCGGGCCCGGATCGCCGACGACCCTGATGCGCGGCTCGCCGTCCTGCGCACCCTCGCCGACCGCTACGACCACTACGCGGTGCACCGTCCCGACCTCGTGCTGCGGTGGCTCGCAGGCGACGACGTCGACGCGGCCGGACAGCCCCTCCCGGCCGCCGACCGCTGGCAGCCGGCGCTCCTCCGCGCCCTCCGCGACCGGGTCGACGAGCCGACCCTCGCGGAGTCCGCGACCGGCGCGGTCGCCGCGCTGGCCACCGCACGCGGACCGCTGCCGGGGCTGCCACCGCGCCTCGCGATGTTCGGCTTCACGGCCCTGCCCGCCACCCACCTCGCGATCCTCGCCGCCACCGCCCGCCTGGTCGACCTGGACCTGTACCTGCTGCACCCCTCGTCGGCCCTGTGGGACCGGTGGGCGGACCTGACCGGGACCCTCGACGCCGCCGGGTTGCCGGTGCTGCCCCTCCGCGCCGACCTGGCCGCCGACACGCCCCGCAACCCGCTGCTGGCCTCCTGGGGACGGGACGCCGCCGAGGTCCAGGTCGTCGTCGCCACCGCCGCGCCGGGGGCGGCCCAGGTCGTGGTCCCGCCGCTCGCCGCTGACCGGCCGGCGTCGGCGCTCCGCCGCCTGCAGCAGTCGATCCGGGACGACGCCGACCCCGGGGAGGGAGGGGCGGTGGCCGTCGACGGCGCCCGCTCGCTGCAGATCCACGCCGCGCCGGGGCGGACCCGCCAGGTCCAGGTGCTGCGTGACGAGCTGCTGCGGCTCCTCGCCGCGGACCCCACCCTCCGGCCTCGCGACGTCATCGTGATGTGCCCGGACGTCGAGGAGTTCGCCCCCCTCGTCAACGCCCACCTCGCCGTCGGCGAGGACGACCCTGACGGCCGTCCTGACCTGCGCGTCCGCCTGGCCGACCGGTCGCTCCGCCAGCTCAACCCGCTGCTGCGGGCCACCGACGACGTCCTCGCGCTGGCCTGCGGCCGGGTCGCCGTGACCGACCTGCTGGACCTGGCCGGCCGCGAGCCGGTCCGCCGCCGCTTCGGCATCGGCCTCGACGACCTCGAGCGGCTGGAGGAGCTGGTCCTCGGGTCCGGGATGCGCTGGGGGCTCGACGCGGCCGACCGGCACCGCGACGGCGTGGTCGAGATGGCCGGCTCCGTCCGAGCGGGGCTCAGCCGGATGCTGCTCGGCGTCGCGATGGCGGACGAGGACCTGCGGACCGTCGGCGCGGTGACGCCGCTCGACGACGTGGACGGTGGCGACGTCGTCCTCGTCGGCCGGTTCGCCGAGCTGTGCGGACGCCTCGCCGACCTGCTGGCGCGGATGCGGACGCCGATGCCGGCGTCGGCCTGGGCGGCCACGCTCGTCGACGTGGCCGACCTCCTGCTGCGCGAACCCGCCGACGAGCCGTGGCAGCGCGCGCAGCTCACCGAGCTGGCCGCACAGGTGGGCGCAGACGCCGGCGACGTCGACGTGCCCGTCACCCTGGCCGAGATCCGCGCGCTGCTGGCCGACCGGCTGAAGGGACAGCCCAGCTGGGCCAACCACCGCACCGGCGACCTGACGGTCTGCACGCTCGTGCCGATGCGGTCGGTCCCGCACCGCGTCGTCTGCCTGCTCGGCATGGACGACGAGGTGTTCCCCCGTCGCACCCGGCCCGCCGCGGACGACCTGCTCGCCCGGCACCCGAGGATCGGCGACCGCGACCCGCGCACCGAGGACCGCCAGCTGCTGCTCGACGCGGTCATGGCCGCCACCGACGCCGTCGTCATCACCTACTCCGGCGTCGACGAGCGCACCGGCGAGCCGCGGCCGCCGTGCGTCCCGGTCGCCGAGCTCGAGCGGGTCCTCGACCGCTGCATCGCCGGTGGCGCGGCCGCCGTCACGACCACCCACCCCCTCAACGCCCACGACCCGCGGGCGTTCACCCCGTCGCGACCCGGCTTCGACCCCCAGGCGCACCGCGCAGCGACCGTCGTCGCGGCCGGCCCGGTCCCCCCGCCCCCGCCGGCGGCGCCGATCGACGTGACCCCACCCGCCGAGGTGGAGCTGGACCGCCTGATCGCGTTCTGCCGCGACCCCGCCGCCCACTTCTACCGGCGCACCGTCGGCGCCTGGGTGCCCGAGGACCCCGAGATCCCCGCGCGCCAGGTGCCGCTGACCGTCAGCGGCCTGGCCGAGTGGGAGCTCGGCGAGGCGCTCCTCTCCCACGACGCGGTGGGGGACGAGGACCTCATCGAGCAGATCGTCAGGGCCATGCGGGGACGGGGCACGCTGCCGCCGACCCCCCTCGACGAGCGGAAGATCGAGAAGGCCGTGGCCAGCGCGGCCGACATCGCCGGCTTCTGCGCCAGGCTCGACGTGCCCGCCCCGGCACACCTCGACGGCGCCGGCCGTCGCGAGATCCGGGCGGTCGTGGGGGACCGCGTGGTGACCGGTGCGGTGGACGACGTCGTCGGGGACCGCCACGTGATGCGGTCCTACTCCAAGGTGAAGGCCAAGCAGATGGTCGCCGCCTGGGTGCGGTTGCTGGCGCTGACCGCCGACGACCCCTCGCGGCCGTGGGAGGTCCTGGTCGTCGGACGCCACGAGCGGGAGAAGCAGGCCTACCGCAACCGCCCCCACGCCGTCCGGTTCCCGCCCCTGGGTGAGGACGAGGGAGCGCGGCGGCGTGCGGCGACGGCGCACCTCGACGACCTCCTGGCCCTCCACGACGCCGGGCTCCGCGAACCGCTCGTCGCGCCGGCTGCCACAGCCGCGGCGTACGCGATCGACCGCGTCATCCGCCGCCGACCGCCCGCCGAGGCCGACGACGCCGCCGCGGCCCGCTGGGACCACCGCGACTTCAGCTTCGACTGCGAATCGGCCAACCCCGCGCACGTCCTCCGCCACGGCGACGTGATCCCCTACGACGCGCTGCGCGGCGAGGCGCCGCGGGACGGCGACGTGCCCCCGGGCCGAGAGCCCGAGCCGCACCGCTTCGGCGCGCTCGCGCTGCGGATCTGGTCGCCGCTGCTCACCCACTGCCGGGCGGTGCGGCCGTAG
- a CDS encoding SMP-30/gluconolactonase/LRE family protein — protein MPPPHPEPEDIVVLSSERAALGEGIIATDAGIGWVDIPAATLWWRPRGGTPLAHVLDARPSVILEVRDDGILVGDEEGVAVVDPDGRVTRLATFAERGADERANDGVLLGDGTILLGTMSTVDPGAHPGRLHRLAAGASDLEPVGPPLGIPNAFIPLDDGTVLVADSHVPALWRVDPADGTASPHPVDARLRPGAAPDGGCRTGDAALLALWDGWGIAVLDLPAGRVATIHDLPVPRPTNCAVDPVTGRLVVTTASEGLDAAQLADAPLSGHVLSIAWPPPGS, from the coding sequence GTGCCACCCCCACACCCCGAGCCCGAGGACATCGTGGTCCTCTCGTCCGAGCGCGCCGCGCTCGGCGAGGGCATCATCGCGACCGATGCCGGCATCGGGTGGGTGGACATCCCGGCGGCCACCCTGTGGTGGCGTCCGCGTGGGGGAACTCCCCTCGCCCACGTCCTCGACGCCCGTCCCTCGGTGATCCTCGAGGTCCGTGACGACGGGATCCTCGTCGGCGACGAGGAGGGCGTGGCGGTGGTGGACCCGGACGGCCGGGTCACCCGCCTCGCCACCTTCGCCGAGCGCGGCGCCGACGAGCGGGCCAACGACGGCGTCCTGCTCGGCGACGGGACGATCCTCCTCGGCACGATGTCGACCGTCGACCCCGGTGCCCACCCGGGACGCCTGCACCGGCTGGCCGCCGGCGCGTCCGACCTCGAACCGGTCGGCCCGCCCCTCGGGATCCCCAACGCGTTCATCCCCCTCGACGACGGGACCGTGCTGGTCGCCGACTCCCACGTCCCCGCGCTGTGGCGCGTCGACCCCGCCGACGGCACCGCCAGCCCCCACCCCGTGGACGCCCGGCTGCGACCGGGGGCGGCCCCCGACGGCGGCTGCCGCACCGGCGACGCCGCGCTCCTCGCCCTCTGGGATGGCTGGGGCATCGCGGTGCTCGACCTCCCCGCCGGCCGCGTGGCGACCATCCACGACCTACCCGTCCCGCGCCCGACGAACTGCGCCGTCGACCCGGTCACCGGCCGCCTGGTCGTGACGACCGCCAGCGAGGGGCTCGACGCGGCGCAGCTCGCGGACGCCCCGCTGTCGGGTCACGTCCTGTCCATCGCCTGGCCCCCTCCCGGCAGCTGA
- a CDS encoding winged helix-turn-helix transcriptional regulator produces MVTRRRLDDIPCSIARALDVLGEWWTPLILRDVVYGLTRFDQIADDLPIARNVLSTRLSSLVEHGVLERHRYATGPDRYEYHLTEKGRDAFGILMALMAWGDRWEDLGGPAPVSVLCRSCDTETTPMVACSACGEALRPDRVGVRPNLGQETPRPRLVLERG; encoded by the coding sequence GTGGTCACCCGTCGACGACTCGACGACATCCCGTGCTCGATCGCGCGCGCGCTCGACGTGCTCGGCGAGTGGTGGACCCCGCTGATCCTGCGGGACGTCGTCTACGGCCTGACCCGGTTCGACCAGATCGCCGACGACCTGCCGATCGCGCGGAACGTCCTGTCCACGCGCCTCTCCTCGCTCGTGGAGCACGGCGTCCTCGAGCGCCACCGGTACGCCACCGGCCCCGACCGGTACGAGTACCACCTCACCGAGAAGGGTCGGGACGCGTTCGGCATCCTGATGGCGCTCATGGCCTGGGGGGACCGCTGGGAGGACCTGGGAGGACCAGCGCCGGTCTCGGTGCTGTGCCGCAGCTGCGACACCGAGACCACCCCGATGGTGGCCTGCTCGGCGTGCGGTGAGGCGCTCCGCCCCGACCGCGTCGGCGTGCGGCCGAACCTGGGCCAGGAGACACCCCGGCCGCGCCTGGTCCTCGAGCGCGGCTGA
- a CDS encoding gamma-glutamyltransferase: MSATGWIAAHSPDTAEAGQAVLRAGGSAADAAAAMTLAACVAEPLVVSLLSGMHAIHATPEGRVSAVDGFVDVPAVTDGGRTAETEVVFADERVPYTIGGATFGVPGLVAGCAALHADHGRLPWADVVAPARRLADSGVELSAQDEALLVMLEPVMTIGVGGTVFRHADGRLKGTGDRVVLPGIGPVLDELADDGPSVLYSGRLGRARAGGCAAAGARVDVADLAAMRPVRHTPPAVDVRGHVVRSRRGLSPLTDWLDALARRPLDEHPLLSVVAVQGPLPQHVLGTTSLAVVDGDGGACAVTASLGLGTGDWFHGSQLNSMLGEVDLQRGPLRPRARMGSMMAPIVIEGPDGVVAALGAAGGSRIPSAVLRVAEGILRGLDPVAAVELPRAHRIGHLVHVEPHLPDEDVDRLTAVGYEVVRWQTRNHFFGGVSVATPDGAEGDPRRGGAAGPAHP, from the coding sequence ATGAGCGCCACCGGGTGGATCGCCGCGCACAGCCCTGACACGGCCGAGGCCGGCCAGGCCGTCCTGCGGGCGGGCGGCAGCGCCGCCGACGCGGCGGCGGCCATGACCCTCGCGGCGTGCGTGGCCGAGCCGCTCGTCGTCTCGCTCCTCTCCGGGATGCACGCCATCCACGCCACGCCCGAGGGCCGGGTCAGCGCCGTGGACGGGTTCGTCGACGTGCCGGCCGTGACCGACGGCGGGCGGACGGCGGAGACCGAGGTCGTGTTCGCCGACGAGCGGGTGCCCTACACGATCGGTGGGGCGACCTTCGGCGTGCCCGGCCTGGTCGCGGGCTGCGCCGCCCTGCACGCGGACCACGGACGGCTGCCGTGGGCCGACGTCGTCGCCCCGGCGCGGCGGCTGGCGGACTCCGGCGTCGAGCTGAGCGCCCAGGACGAGGCGCTGCTGGTGATGCTGGAGCCCGTCATGACCATCGGCGTGGGCGGCACGGTGTTCCGCCACGCCGACGGGCGCCTGAAGGGGACGGGCGACCGGGTCGTGCTCCCCGGCATCGGCCCGGTGCTCGACGAGCTGGCCGATGACGGGCCGTCGGTGCTCTACTCCGGCCGCCTGGGGCGCGCGCGCGCGGGCGGCTGCGCCGCCGCGGGGGCCCGGGTCGACGTCGCCGACCTCGCCGCGATGCGGCCGGTGCGCCACACCCCGCCGGCGGTCGACGTCCGGGGGCACGTCGTGCGCAGCCGCCGCGGGCTGTCCCCGCTGACCGACTGGCTGGACGCGCTGGCGCGCCGCCCGCTGGACGAGCACCCCCTCCTCTCCGTCGTCGCGGTCCAGGGCCCCCTCCCCCAGCACGTCCTCGGCACGACGTCCCTGGCCGTGGTGGACGGCGACGGCGGGGCGTGCGCGGTCACCGCCAGCCTGGGGCTCGGGACCGGCGACTGGTTCCACGGCTCGCAGCTGAACTCGATGCTGGGCGAGGTCGATCTGCAGCGCGGCCCGCTGCGGCCCCGGGCGCGGATGGGCTCGATGATGGCGCCGATCGTCATCGAGGGTCCCGACGGCGTGGTGGCAGCCCTGGGTGCGGCCGGGGGCAGCCGGATCCCGAGCGCCGTCCTGCGCGTGGCCGAGGGCATCCTGCGCGGGCTCGACCCGGTGGCGGCGGTCGAGCTCCCCCGTGCCCACCGCATCGGCCACCTCGTCCACGTCGAGCCGCACCTGCCCGACGAGGACGTCGACCGGCTCACCGCCGTGGGCTACGAGGTCGTCCGCTGGCAGACCCGCAACCACTTCTTCGGCGGCGTGTCGGTGGCGACGCCCGACGGGGCCGAGGGCGACCCCCGGCGCGGGGGCGCCGCGGGCCCGGCACATCCATGA
- a CDS encoding MarR family winged helix-turn-helix transcriptional regulator, giving the protein MQATEKDVTWLSEEEQRHWRALVTAITLLNRRLNADMLAAHDLSVDDYAILAMLSEAPDDRLRFGELAGVLRVPKAHVTYRFRRLESRGLVQREACETDARGAYAVLTPEGRRRIEEAAPSHVESVRALVLDHLTPEQLRCVGEAMRAIVDADCAETPDRY; this is encoded by the coding sequence ATGCAGGCCACCGAGAAGGACGTCACGTGGCTCTCCGAGGAGGAGCAGCGGCACTGGCGCGCGCTCGTGACGGCCATCACGCTCCTGAACCGCCGCCTGAACGCGGACATGCTGGCCGCCCACGACCTCTCGGTGGACGACTACGCGATCCTCGCGATGCTGTCCGAGGCGCCGGACGACCGCCTGCGCTTCGGTGAGCTGGCCGGGGTCCTCCGGGTCCCGAAGGCCCACGTGACCTACCGGTTCCGCCGGCTGGAGAGCCGCGGCCTGGTCCAGCGCGAGGCGTGCGAGACCGACGCCCGCGGCGCCTACGCCGTGCTGACCCCCGAGGGCCGCCGCCGCATCGAGGAGGCGGCGCCGAGCCACGTCGAGTCCGTCCGCGCCCTCGTCCTCGACCACCTCACGCCCGAGCAGCTCCGCTGCGTGGGCGAGGCCATGCGCGCCATCGTCGACGCCGACTGCGCGGAGACCCCGGACCGGTACTGA
- a CDS encoding dihydrofolate reductase family protein translates to MAKLIYGMITSLDGYAIAAEGDLGFGAEDEEVHTYIGDAFRHVGTYLYGRRMYETMVFWETAHEDPDAPPHIVQYARDWQAAAKVVFSTTLDSVSSARTRIERTFDPDAVRALKESSDHDLTIDGPTLAAQAIAAGLVDEFHLFTTTTAVGGGTPFFPDGVRLDLALVEHRAFDSGLVHTRYRTR, encoded by the coding sequence GTGGCCAAGCTCATCTACGGGATGATCACCTCACTCGACGGCTACGCCATCGCGGCCGAGGGCGACCTCGGCTTCGGCGCCGAGGACGAGGAGGTGCACACCTACATCGGCGACGCCTTCCGCCACGTCGGCACGTACCTCTACGGCCGGCGGATGTACGAGACGATGGTCTTCTGGGAGACGGCCCACGAGGATCCCGACGCGCCACCGCACATCGTGCAGTACGCCCGGGACTGGCAGGCCGCCGCCAAGGTCGTGTTCTCCACGACCCTCGACTCGGTCTCGAGCGCGAGGACCCGGATCGAGCGGACCTTCGACCCCGACGCGGTCCGCGCGCTGAAGGAGTCATCCGACCACGACCTCACGATCGACGGCCCGACCCTCGCCGCGCAGGCGATCGCCGCCGGCCTGGTGGACGAGTTCCACCTGTTCACGACCACCACCGCGGTCGGCGGTGGCACGCCGTTCTTCCCCGACGGCGTGCGCCTCGACCTCGCCCTCGTCGAGCACCGCGCCTTCGACAGCGGTCTCGTCCACACCCGCTACCGGACCCGCTGA
- a CDS encoding VOC family protein: protein MPRIATMRSIVLDCPDPQALAAFYRELVGGEITYADEEWVNLRDGDTVILSFQLAEDHRPPTWPEPDVPQQYHLDVTVEESALEDAEQAVLALGARKHDVQPGDNWRVFTDPAGHLFCLCWD from the coding sequence ATGCCCCGGATCGCCACCATGCGCTCGATCGTCCTCGACTGCCCGGACCCCCAGGCCCTCGCCGCGTTCTACCGCGAGCTGGTCGGCGGGGAGATCACCTACGCCGACGAGGAGTGGGTCAACCTCCGCGACGGCGACACCGTGATCCTCAGCTTCCAGCTGGCCGAGGACCACCGGCCACCGACGTGGCCCGAGCCGGATGTCCCGCAGCAGTACCACCTCGACGTGACGGTGGAGGAGTCGGCGCTCGAGGACGCCGAGCAGGCCGTGCTCGCCCTCGGCGCGCGGAAGCACGACGTGCAGCCGGGCGACAACTGGCGGGTGTTCACCGACCCCGCCGGTCACCTGTTCTGCCTCTGCTGGGACTGA
- a CDS encoding putative immunity protein: MILPEVRDPRLITIRRGGTLTDADHHLLALWAATCAEHVLHLFEEARPDDPRPREAIEHARRWTRGEVTMMRSRAAGGHAMGAARPLRGAPRFAAYAAGQAACVPHVAEHDLGAAAYAIKAVQAAAGEGEGAAAGRRECRWQREQLPDAVRELVLDDQRARNDICWSVFEV, translated from the coding sequence GTGATCCTGCCGGAGGTCCGGGACCCCCGCCTCATCACGATCCGCCGTGGTGGGACGCTGACCGATGCCGACCACCACCTCCTGGCCCTGTGGGCGGCCACGTGCGCCGAGCACGTGCTGCACCTGTTCGAGGAGGCGCGACCCGACGACCCCCGACCCCGCGAGGCGATCGAGCACGCTCGCCGCTGGACCCGCGGAGAGGTCACCATGATGCGGTCACGCGCCGCCGGCGGCCACGCGATGGGCGCCGCACGACCGCTGCGCGGGGCACCCCGGTTCGCCGCCTACGCCGCCGGGCAGGCCGCCTGCGTCCCCCACGTCGCCGAGCACGACCTCGGCGCGGCCGCGTACGCGATCAAGGCGGTCCAAGCTGCCGCGGGTGAGGGGGAGGGGGCGGCGGCCGGTCGACGGGAGTGCCGCTGGCAGCGCGAGCAGCTCCCCGACGCGGTCCGCGAGCTCGTCCTCGACGACCAGCGGGCGCGGAACGACATCTGCTGGTCGGTGTTCGAGGTCTAG
- a CDS encoding helix-turn-helix domain-containing protein: MTDPERFHSPEDVAELLGLHVRTVRRYIREGKLDAVRIGNRYRIAPEDLEAFAGRPADGPGSTTPNGPPRTDVTCVIDIQPIDRDGADRITTLLTASAMGRERGAGTRLRLDAIQEPDHHRLKVVVVGPPADTAAVLALLAAYQDR, encoded by the coding sequence ATGACGGATCCGGAGCGGTTCCACTCGCCGGAGGACGTGGCCGAGCTGCTCGGGCTCCACGTCCGGACGGTCCGCCGCTACATCCGCGAGGGGAAGCTCGACGCCGTCCGGATCGGCAACCGGTACCGGATCGCGCCGGAGGACCTCGAGGCGTTTGCCGGCCGGCCGGCCGACGGGCCGGGCAGCACGACGCCGAACGGGCCGCCGCGCACGGACGTCACCTGCGTCATCGACATCCAGCCCATCGACCGCGACGGCGCGGACCGGATCACGACCCTGCTCACGGCGAGCGCGATGGGACGTGAGCGCGGCGCCGGGACCAGGCTCCGCCTCGATGCCATCCAGGAGCCCGACCACCACCGGCTGAAGGTCGTGGTCGTCGGCCCGCCCGCCGACACCGCCGCCGTGCTCGCCCTCCTCGCCGCCTACCAGGACCGCTGA